A genomic stretch from Pseudomonas sp. MUP55 includes:
- the gatA gene encoding Asp-tRNA(Asn)/Glu-tRNA(Gln) amidotransferase subunit GatA encodes MHHMTLAEIARGLADKTFSSEELTTTLLARIAELDPKVNSFISLTQELALSQAKAADVRRANGENGALLGAPIAHKDLFCTQGIRTSCGSKMLDNFKAPYDATVVSKLAAAGAVTLGKTNMDEFAMGSANESSYYGAVKNPWNLEHVPGGSSGGSAAAVAARFLPAATATDTGGSIRQPAAFTNLTGLKPTYGRVSRWGMIAYASSLDQGGPLARTAEDCAILLQGMAGFDKQDSTSIDEPVPDYSASLNTSLKGLRIGVPKEYFSAGLDPRIADLVHNSIKELEKLGAVIKEISLPNNQHAIPAYYVIAPAEASSNLSRFDGVRFGYRCENPKDLTDLYKRSRGEGFGPEVQRRIMVGAYALSAGYYDAYYLKAQKIRRLIKNDFMAAFEEVDVILGPTTPNPAWKIGAKTGDPIAEYLEDLYTITANLAGLPGLSMPAGFVDGLPVGVQLLAPYFQEGRLLNVAHQYQLNTDWHTRTPTGF; translated from the coding sequence ATGCATCACATGACTCTGGCCGAGATCGCCCGCGGTCTCGCCGACAAAACGTTTTCTTCCGAAGAGCTGACCACGACCCTGCTGGCGCGTATCGCCGAGCTGGACCCAAAGGTCAACAGCTTCATCAGCCTCACCCAGGAGCTGGCCCTGAGCCAGGCCAAGGCCGCCGACGTACGTCGCGCCAACGGTGAGAACGGCGCGCTGCTAGGCGCCCCGATTGCCCACAAGGACCTGTTCTGCACCCAGGGCATTCGCACCAGCTGCGGCTCGAAGATGCTCGACAACTTCAAGGCGCCCTACGACGCCACCGTGGTCTCCAAGCTGGCCGCCGCCGGGGCCGTGACCCTGGGCAAGACCAACATGGACGAGTTCGCCATGGGGTCGGCCAACGAGTCGAGCTACTACGGCGCCGTGAAAAACCCCTGGAACCTGGAACACGTACCCGGCGGTTCGTCCGGTGGTTCGGCCGCTGCCGTTGCCGCGCGCTTCCTGCCGGCCGCCACGGCCACCGACACCGGCGGCTCGATTCGCCAACCCGCCGCGTTCACCAACCTCACCGGTTTGAAGCCGACCTACGGTCGTGTTTCCCGCTGGGGCATGATTGCCTACGCCTCGAGCCTTGATCAGGGCGGCCCGCTGGCGCGCACGGCTGAAGACTGCGCAATATTGTTACAAGGTATGGCCGGCTTCGATAAACAGGATTCCACCAGCATCGATGAGCCGGTGCCGGACTACAGCGCCAGCCTGAATACGTCGCTCAAGGGCCTGCGCATCGGCGTACCCAAGGAATACTTCAGCGCAGGTCTGGACCCGCGTATCGCCGACTTGGTGCACAACAGCATCAAGGAGCTGGAAAAGCTCGGCGCGGTGATCAAGGAAATCAGCCTGCCGAACAACCAGCACGCGATCCCTGCCTACTACGTGATCGCCCCGGCCGAAGCGTCCTCCAACCTGTCGCGTTTCGACGGTGTGCGCTTTGGCTATCGCTGCGAAAACCCCAAAGATCTCACCGACCTGTACAAGCGCTCCCGTGGCGAAGGCTTCGGCCCGGAAGTACAGCGCCGGATCATGGTCGGTGCCTACGCCCTGTCGGCCGGCTACTACGACGCGTACTACCTCAAGGCGCAGAAGATCCGTCGCCTGATCAAGAACGACTTCATGGCGGCCTTCGAAGAAGTCGACGTGATCCTCGGCCCGACCACGCCGAACCCGGCCTGGAAAATCGGCGCCAAGACCGGCGACCCGATCGCCGAGTACCTGGAAGACCTCTACACCATCACCGCCAACCTCGCGGGCTTGCCGGGCTTGTCCATGCCCGCCGGTTTCGTCGATGGCCTGCCGGTCGGCGTGCAATTGCTCGCCCCGTATTTCCAGGAAGGCCGCCTGCTCAATGTGGCGCACCAGTACCAGTTGAACACCGACTGGCACACTCGCACCCCTACCGGCTTCTGA
- the gatC gene encoding Asp-tRNA(Asn)/Glu-tRNA(Gln) amidotransferase subunit GatC: MALERSDVEKIAHLASLGLNDADLPQTTAALNSILGLVDQMQAVDTDGIEPLAHPLEASQRLRADVVTERNNREAYQSIAPAVENGLYLVPKVID; this comes from the coding sequence ATGGCGCTTGAACGCTCCGACGTGGAAAAAATCGCGCATCTGGCCTCGCTTGGCCTCAATGACGCCGATCTTCCACAGACCACCGCAGCCCTGAACAGCATTCTCGGGCTGGTTGACCAAATGCAGGCCGTCGACACCGACGGCATCGAGCCCCTGGCTCACCCGCTGGAAGCCAGTCAGCGCCTGCGCGCCGACGTCGTGACCGAGCGCAATAACCGCGAGGCCTACCAGTCCATCGCGCCAGCGGTCGAAAACGGCCTGTACCTGGTTCCGAAAGTCATCGACTAA
- the mreB gene encoding rod shape-determining protein MreB, with product MFKKLRGMFSSDLSIDLGTANTLIYVRERGIVLNEPSVVAIRTHGNQKSVVAVGTEAKRMLGRTPGNIAAIRPMKDGVIADFSVCEKMLQYFINKVHENSFLQPSPRVLICVPCKSTQVERRAIRESALGAGAREVFLIEEPMAAAIGAGLPVEEARGSMVVDIGGGTTEIALISLNGVVYAESVRVGGDRFDEAIITYVRRNYGSLIGESTAERIKQEIGTAYPGGEVREVDVRGRNLAEGVPRAFTLNSNEVLEALQESLATIVQAVKSALEQSPPELASDIAERGLVLTGGGALLRDLDKLLAQETGLPVIVAEDPLTCVARGGGRALEMMDKHTMDLLSSE from the coding sequence ATGTTCAAGAAACTGCGTGGCATGTTTTCCAGCGATCTTTCCATTGACCTGGGCACTGCCAACACCCTTATTTACGTGCGCGAGCGCGGTATCGTTCTGAATGAGCCATCGGTTGTGGCCATTCGGACCCATGGTAATCAGAAAAGTGTCGTTGCCGTTGGCACCGAGGCCAAGCGCATGCTGGGCCGTACACCAGGCAATATTGCTGCCATTCGTCCGATGAAAGACGGCGTGATCGCCGACTTCAGTGTCTGCGAGAAGATGCTGCAGTACTTCATCAACAAGGTTCACGAAAACAGTTTCCTGCAGCCCAGCCCTCGTGTGCTGATCTGCGTCCCGTGCAAATCCACCCAGGTGGAGCGTCGTGCTATCCGTGAATCGGCCCTTGGCGCCGGTGCCCGCGAAGTGTTCCTGATCGAAGAGCCGATGGCCGCCGCAATCGGCGCCGGCCTGCCGGTTGAAGAAGCCCGCGGTTCGATGGTGGTGGATATCGGTGGCGGTACCACCGAAATCGCCCTGATTTCCCTGAACGGTGTGGTGTATGCCGAATCCGTGCGTGTGGGCGGCGACCGTTTCGACGAAGCGATCATCACTTATGTGCGTCGTAACTACGGCAGCCTGATCGGCGAATCCACCGCCGAGCGCATCAAGCAGGAAATCGGTACCGCTTACCCGGGCGGCGAAGTTCGCGAAGTCGATGTTCGCGGTCGCAACCTGGCCGAAGGTGTGCCGCGTGCTTTCACCCTGAACTCCAATGAAGTGCTGGAAGCTCTGCAAGAGTCCCTGGCCACCATCGTTCAGGCTGTGAAGAGCGCCCTGGAGCAATCGCCGCCGGAGCTGGCTTCCGATATCGCCGAGCGTGGCCTGGTGCTGACCGGTGGTGGCGCCTTGCTGCGCGACCTCGACAAGCTGCTGGCCCAGGAAACCGGCCTGCCGGTGATTGTCGCCGAAGACCCGCTGACCTGCGTGGCTCGTGGCGGTGGTCGTGCATTGGAAATGATGGATAAACACACCATGGACCTGCTCTCCAGCGAATAA
- the mreC gene encoding rod shape-determining protein MreC, producing the protein MKPLFAKGPSLGVRLLVLTVLSVALMVVDARFSLLKPVRSQMSLVLMQTYWITDLPQRLYQGVASQFGSRTELVAENEKLKTENLLLQGRMQKLAALTEQNVRLRELLNSSALVNEKVEVAELIGMDPNPFTHRIIINKGERDGVVLGQPVLDARGLMGQVVELMPYTSRVLLLTDTTHSIPVQVNRNGLRAIASGTGNPERLELRHVADTADIKEGDLLVSSGLGQRFPAGYPVATVKEVIHDSGQPFAIVRAVPTAALNRSRYLLLVFSDNRTPEERANDAAQAQEAEDKQNGTTPVIPATVPKPAFVGPPAPVAAPATAAPVATPAKPAAHNTRPAKPAATTAPAARPAATAPATTRQREE; encoded by the coding sequence ATTAAACCGCTCTTCGCCAAAGGCCCCTCATTGGGCGTGCGCTTGTTGGTGCTGACCGTGCTTTCGGTCGCGCTGATGGTGGTCGATGCCCGCTTTTCGCTGCTCAAGCCGGTGCGTAGCCAGATGTCGCTGGTGCTGATGCAGACCTACTGGATCACCGACCTGCCGCAACGTCTCTACCAGGGCGTGGCCAGCCAATTCGGCAGCCGCACCGAACTGGTGGCCGAGAACGAAAAACTCAAGACCGAAAACCTGCTGTTGCAGGGCCGCATGCAAAAGCTCGCCGCCCTCACCGAGCAGAACGTTCGGCTGCGCGAATTGCTCAATTCTTCGGCATTGGTCAACGAAAAGGTCGAAGTGGCCGAGTTGATTGGCATGGACCCCAACCCCTTTACCCATCGCATCATCATCAACAAGGGTGAGCGCGACGGCGTGGTTCTCGGTCAGCCGGTACTCGATGCCCGCGGCCTGATGGGCCAGGTGGTTGAATTGATGCCCTACACCTCGCGCGTGTTGCTGCTGACCGACACCACCCACAGCATTCCTGTGCAGGTCAATCGCAATGGCTTGCGCGCGATCGCCAGCGGCACCGGTAACCCGGAACGCCTGGAGTTGCGGCACGTGGCCGACACCGCCGACATCAAGGAAGGCGACCTGCTGGTCAGCTCTGGCCTGGGTCAGCGTTTCCCGGCGGGTTATCCGGTGGCGACGGTCAAGGAGGTCATCCACGATTCCGGCCAGCCGTTTGCCATCGTGCGTGCCGTGCCGACTGCCGCACTCAACCGCAGCCGCTATCTGCTACTGGTGTTCAGCGACAACCGCACGCCGGAAGAGCGCGCCAATGACGCCGCGCAGGCCCAGGAAGCGGAAGACAAGCAGAATGGCACCACGCCTGTGATTCCGGCCACCGTGCCGAAGCCTGCGTTTGTTGGGCCGCCCGCGCCTGTGGCTGCACCGGCAACCGCGGCGCCTGTGGCCACACCGGCCAAGCCGGCTGCCCATAACACACGCCCGGCGAAACCGGCTGCCACCACCGCGCCTGCCGCGAGGCCCGCGGCAACCGCCCCGGCCACTACGCGGCAGAGGGAGGAATAA
- the mreD gene encoding rod shape-determining protein MreD, which produces MASTHSRNGWIVWLTFAVGLLLSVSPLPQFMEILRPLWLALLLAFWSLNLPHKVGMVTAMCLGLAEDVLYGTLLGQNALILTLITFLVLSLQQRLRMFPMWQQCLVILVIFGLAQLVQLWLSALTGNRQPTLALVLPALVSALLWPWISFGLRGLRRRYKIN; this is translated from the coding sequence ATGGCCAGTACTCATTCGCGCAATGGCTGGATTGTCTGGCTGACCTTTGCCGTCGGCCTGCTGCTCAGCGTTTCGCCCTTGCCGCAATTCATGGAAATCCTGCGTCCGCTGTGGCTGGCCTTGCTGCTGGCGTTCTGGTCGCTGAACCTGCCGCACAAGGTGGGCATGGTCACCGCCATGTGCCTGGGTTTGGCCGAGGATGTGTTGTATGGCACCTTGCTGGGCCAGAACGCGCTGATCCTGACCCTGATTACCTTCCTGGTGCTGTCGTTGCAGCAGCGTTTGCGCATGTTCCCGATGTGGCAGCAGTGCCTGGTGATCCTGGTGATCTTCGGCCTGGCGCAGTTGGTTCAGCTCTGGCTCAGCGCCTTGACCGGCAATCGCCAACCTACCCTGGCGCTGGTGCTGCCGGCGCTGGTCAGCGCCTTGCTGTGGCCCTGGATCAGTTTCGGCCTGCGTGGGTTGCGTCGTCGCTATAAAATCAATTGA
- a CDS encoding Maf family protein has product MNVLYLASGSPRRRELLTQIGVPFTVVSAAIDETPLTDETPVAYVERLARSKAAAGLAALEQTAGVCVLGADTAVIVDGKILGKPVDQADALAMLTALAGREHEVFTAIALTDGQRCECRCVSSRVAFREISVEEATTYWHSGEPVDKAGGYAIQGLGAVFVAGLNGSYSAVVGLPVCETAQLLGQFGIPCWQNLTAR; this is encoded by the coding sequence ATGAATGTGCTTTATCTGGCCTCGGGCTCACCGCGGCGACGCGAGTTGTTGACCCAGATCGGCGTGCCTTTCACCGTGGTCAGCGCCGCTATCGATGAAACGCCTCTTACTGACGAAACCCCCGTTGCCTATGTCGAGCGCCTGGCTCGAAGCAAGGCGGCGGCGGGCTTGGCTGCGCTCGAACAAACCGCTGGCGTCTGCGTATTGGGTGCCGACACCGCCGTTATCGTAGACGGCAAGATTCTTGGCAAACCAGTGGACCAGGCCGATGCCTTGGCCATGTTGACGGCCTTGGCGGGGCGCGAGCATGAAGTCTTCACGGCCATTGCCCTCACCGATGGCCAGCGCTGTGAATGCCGATGCGTAAGCAGTCGTGTCGCTTTTCGCGAAATCTCTGTCGAGGAAGCTACGACTTACTGGCACAGTGGTGAACCCGTGGACAAGGCGGGCGGCTACGCTATTCAAGGGCTTGGCGCGGTGTTCGTGGCCGGACTCAATGGCAGCTATTCCGCTGTGGTCGGCCTGCCGGTGTGCGAAACCGCACAACTGCTGGGCCAATTCGGCATACCTTGTTGGCAAAACCTTACCGCGCGCTGA
- the rng gene encoding ribonuclease G, with the protein MSEEILINITPMESRVAVVENGVLQEVHVERTQKRGIVGNIYKGKVVRVLPGMQAAFVDIGLDRAAFIHASEISLREGPAVESISALVHEGQSLVVQVTKDPIGSKGARLTTQLSIPSRYLVYMPRTAHVGISLKIEDEAERERLKKVVSDCVAAEGIKEAGGFILRTAAEGAGADEILMDIRYLRRLWDQIAAQIQTIGAPSVIYEDLGLALRTLRDLVSPKIEKIRIDSRETFQRTTQFVAELMPEIADRLEHYPGERPIFDLYGVEDEIQKALERKVPLKSGGYLVVDPAEAMTTIDVNTGAFVGHRNLEETIFKTNLEAATAIARQLRLRNLGGIIIIDFIDMEDGEHQRQVLRTLEKQLERDHAKTNIIGITELGLVQMTRKRTRESLEQVLCEPCSSCQGRGKLKTPETVCYEIFREILREARAYQAEGYRVLANQKVVDRLLDEESGNVAELEGFIGRTIRFQVETMYSQEQYDVVLL; encoded by the coding sequence ATGAGCGAAGAGATTCTGATCAATATCACGCCGATGGAATCGCGCGTGGCGGTGGTAGAGAACGGTGTTCTGCAAGAAGTGCACGTAGAGCGCACCCAGAAGCGCGGGATCGTCGGCAATATCTATAAAGGCAAGGTGGTGCGCGTATTGCCGGGCATGCAGGCGGCTTTTGTCGACATCGGCCTGGACCGCGCCGCGTTTATCCATGCTTCGGAAATTTCCCTGCGCGAAGGCCCGGCGGTGGAAAGCATCAGCGCGCTGGTGCATGAAGGGCAGAGCCTGGTGGTGCAAGTCACCAAGGACCCCATCGGTTCCAAGGGCGCGCGGCTGACCACCCAACTGTCGATTCCTTCGCGCTACCTGGTGTACATGCCGCGCACCGCCCATGTCGGCATTTCCCTCAAGATCGAGGATGAGGCCGAACGCGAGCGCCTGAAGAAAGTGGTCAGCGACTGTGTCGCCGCCGAGGGCATCAAGGAAGCCGGCGGGTTCATCCTGCGCACCGCCGCCGAGGGCGCGGGCGCCGATGAAATCCTGATGGATATTCGCTACCTGCGACGCCTGTGGGACCAGATCGCGGCGCAGATCCAGACCATTGGCGCGCCAAGCGTGATCTATGAAGACCTTGGCTTGGCGCTGCGTACCTTGCGCGACCTGGTCAGCCCGAAAATCGAGAAAATTCGCATCGACTCGCGGGAAACCTTCCAGCGCACAACGCAATTTGTCGCCGAGCTGATGCCGGAAATTGCCGACCGCCTTGAGCACTATCCCGGCGAGCGCCCGATATTCGACCTGTATGGCGTCGAAGACGAAATCCAGAAAGCCCTGGAGCGCAAGGTCCCGCTCAAATCGGGTGGCTACCTGGTGGTGGACCCGGCGGAAGCCATGACCACCATCGACGTCAACACGGGCGCGTTCGTGGGGCACCGCAACCTCGAAGAGACCATCTTCAAGACCAACCTCGAAGCGGCCACTGCGATTGCGCGCCAGCTGCGCCTGCGCAACCTGGGTGGCATCATCATCATCGACTTCATCGACATGGAAGACGGCGAGCATCAACGCCAGGTGCTGCGCACCCTCGAAAAACAGCTGGAGCGCGACCACGCCAAGACCAACATCATCGGCATCACCGAGCTGGGCCTGGTGCAGATGACCCGCAAGCGCACCCGAGAAAGCCTTGAGCAGGTGCTGTGCGAACCCTGCAGCAGTTGCCAGGGGCGCGGTAAGTTGAAAACCCCGGAAACGGTTTGCTACGAGATTTTCCGTGAAATCCTACGAGAGGCACGCGCTTACCAGGCCGAAGGTTATAGAGTGCTGGCCAACCAGAAAGTGGTCGACCGCCTGCTGGACGAAGAGTCCGGCAACGTCGCCGAGCTGGAGGGGTTTATTGGTCGCACTATTCGTTTTCAGGTCGAAACCATGTATTCCCAGGAACAATACGACGTGGTGCTGCTCTGA
- a CDS encoding YhdP family protein — MERLIRFFAALTRWGLGLCALLLVLAAVYVSLGRELTPLVAEYRAEVQDKAQAAVQMPVHIGSLEGRWSGFAPVLLAHDVMIGEGNSALRLDQVEVVPDLWASLTAREVRIAHLQVSGVQLSVKEDKDGHWALQGLPIQDDQPLDPQQLLTRMQMVKRVSVLDSQVTLQPYDRAPVTVTYVGLSLHTGMSQQRLDARLTLPDGQPLALSLRSRIRASQWKDAEVDAYLSLPQSDWAKWIPSRLTQQWKLTQLKAGGEFWLNWANGTVQSAVVRLNSPQVKGSYAERKPVQIENLALTAYVQRSDGGLKVLFDSLAMNIGETRWESRLQLQQSLATDKDLEVWKLQADRLDLTPITPLLNALAPLPEGFAKAVEQLKATGRLRNVLVDFRPQDTTDQKVSFAANLERVGFDAYFGAPAAGNVSGSISGDLGHGELRMDSKDFSLHLFPIFAKPWQYIQANARLTWTLDKQGFTLVAPYIKVLGEEGNVAADFLIRLHFDHSQEDYMDLRVGMVNGDGRFTPKYLPAVLSPALDEWLRTAILKGAVDEGFFQYQGSLSHNALPASRNISLFFKVHDAELAFQPGWPHVNKVNGEVFVEESGVRILASKGQLLNTQVKDVYVNIPHAPAGKDSHLLLTGGFSGGLGDGLKILQEAPIGTASTFAGWKGEGDLQGSLDLDVPLAKGTEPKIVVDFKTDKARLQLAEPTLDLTQLKGDFRFDSAKGLSGQNISAQAFDRPISAQIFAEGKPGAISTRVTAKGQVTVKRLTDWLKVSQPLPVSGDIPYQLQVILDGADSQLMVNSNLKGVAVDLPAPFGMPASQGRDSTFRMTLQGAERRYWFDYGELANFTFAAPADNFNEGRGELFLGDGDAVLPGAKGLRVRGVLSELDIDPWKQLANRYAGNDPGGSAKQLLSGADFKVGKLTGFGTQFDQVKLQLDRKPVAWGLQFDSQQAKGTVNLPDAKGAPIAINLQYVKLPAVDPTVQADENAPDPLADIDPKDIPAMDIAINQLFQGPDLVGAWSLKIRPTAKGLAFNNLDLGLKGMQLNGAGGWEGVPGASSSWYKGRLDGKNIADVLKGWGFAPTVTSEDFHLDVDGRWPGSPAWVGPKRFSGSLDAAFRKGQFVEVEGGAQALRVFGLLNFNSIGRRLRLDFSDLLGKGLSYDRVKGLLAASNGVFVTREPITMTGPSTNLELNGTLDLVADRVDAKLLVTLPVTNNLPIAALIVGAPAIGGALFLIDKLIGDRVSRFASVQYTVQGPWKDPKITFDKPFEKPN, encoded by the coding sequence ATGGAGCGTCTGATACGCTTTTTTGCCGCTTTGACCCGTTGGGGGCTGGGCCTGTGTGCGTTGCTGCTGGTATTGGCGGCGGTGTACGTGAGCCTGGGGCGCGAATTGACCCCGCTGGTGGCCGAATACCGCGCTGAAGTCCAGGACAAGGCCCAGGCTGCGGTGCAGATGCCCGTGCACATCGGTAGCCTCGAAGGCCGCTGGAGCGGGTTTGCCCCTGTGTTGCTGGCCCATGACGTAATGATCGGCGAGGGCAACAGTGCCTTGCGCCTGGATCAGGTCGAAGTCGTGCCCGACCTGTGGGCCAGCCTCACCGCCCGTGAAGTGCGCATCGCCCATCTGCAGGTCAGCGGCGTGCAGTTGAGCGTCAAGGAAGACAAGGACGGCCATTGGGCGCTGCAAGGCTTGCCAATACAGGACGACCAGCCCCTGGACCCGCAACAGCTGCTCACGCGTATGCAGATGGTCAAGCGCGTGTCGGTGCTGGACAGTCAGGTGACCCTGCAACCGTATGACCGGGCGCCGGTGACCGTGACTTATGTCGGCCTGAGCCTGCACACCGGCATGAGCCAACAACGCCTGGACGCGCGTCTGACCTTGCCCGACGGCCAACCACTCGCCTTGAGCCTGCGCAGCCGCATCCGTGCCAGTCAATGGAAGGATGCCGAAGTCGACGCCTACCTGAGCCTTCCACAAAGCGACTGGGCCAAGTGGATTCCGTCCAGGCTGACTCAGCAATGGAAGCTCACCCAGCTCAAGGCCGGCGGCGAGTTCTGGCTCAACTGGGCCAACGGCACCGTGCAAAGCGCGGTGGTGCGCCTCAACTCGCCGCAGGTAAAAGGCAGCTACGCCGAGCGCAAGCCGGTGCAGATCGAAAACCTGGCCCTGACGGCCTATGTGCAACGTAGCGACGGCGGCCTCAAGGTGCTGTTCGATTCGCTGGCGATGAACATCGGGGAAACCCGCTGGGAATCGCGCCTGCAACTGCAGCAGAGCCTGGCGACCGATAAAGATCTGGAAGTGTGGAAACTGCAGGCCGACCGGCTCGACCTGACGCCCATCACGCCATTGCTCAATGCCCTGGCACCGCTGCCGGAAGGCTTCGCCAAGGCCGTTGAGCAGTTGAAAGCCACTGGCCGGTTGCGCAATGTGCTGGTCGACTTCCGTCCGCAGGACACCACCGATCAAAAGGTCAGTTTTGCCGCCAACCTTGAGCGCGTCGGTTTTGATGCGTACTTCGGCGCGCCGGCTGCGGGCAATGTGTCCGGCAGCATCAGTGGCGACCTGGGCCATGGCGAGTTGCGCATGGACAGCAAAGACTTTTCCCTGCACCTGTTCCCTATCTTCGCCAAGCCATGGCAGTACATTCAGGCCAATGCGCGCCTGACCTGGACGCTGGACAAGCAGGGCTTCACCCTGGTCGCGCCGTATATCAAGGTGCTGGGCGAAGAAGGCAACGTCGCGGCGGACTTCCTGATTCGCCTGCATTTCGACCATAGCCAGGAGGACTACATGGACCTGCGCGTCGGCATGGTCAATGGCGATGGTCGTTTTACCCCCAAGTACTTGCCGGCGGTGTTGAGCCCGGCACTGGATGAGTGGTTGCGCACGGCGATCCTCAAGGGCGCTGTAGATGAAGGTTTTTTCCAGTACCAAGGCTCCTTGAGCCACAACGCGCTGCCGGCCTCGCGCAATATCAGCCTGTTCTTCAAGGTGCATGATGCCGAGCTGGCGTTCCAGCCGGGCTGGCCCCATGTGAACAAGGTCAACGGTGAGGTGTTCGTCGAGGAGAGCGGTGTGCGCATCCTGGCCAGCAAGGGCCAATTGCTCAATACCCAGGTCAAGGACGTCTACGTCAACATCCCCCACGCGCCAGCCGGCAAGGACAGCCACCTGCTGCTCACCGGCGGGTTTTCCGGTGGGTTGGGCGATGGTTTGAAAATCCTCCAGGAAGCCCCTATTGGCACTGCATCCACCTTCGCCGGCTGGAAGGGCGAGGGCGACCTGCAGGGCAGCCTGGATCTGGACGTGCCGCTGGCCAAGGGCACCGAGCCCAAGATCGTGGTCGACTTCAAGACCGACAAGGCGCGCCTGCAACTGGCGGAGCCTACGCTGGACCTGACCCAGCTCAAGGGAGACTTCCGTTTCGACAGCGCCAAGGGCTTGAGCGGCCAGAACATATCGGCCCAGGCGTTCGATCGCCCGATCAGCGCGCAGATCTTTGCCGAGGGCAAGCCCGGCGCCATCAGCACCCGTGTGACCGCCAAGGGGCAAGTGACGGTCAAGCGGCTCACGGACTGGTTGAAAGTCAGCCAGCCGCTGCCGGTGTCCGGCGATATTCCGTACCAGCTGCAGGTGATTCTGGACGGTGCGGACAGTCAACTGATGGTCAACTCCAATCTCAAGGGCGTCGCGGTGGATCTGCCGGCGCCGTTTGGCATGCCGGCAAGTCAGGGCCGTGACAGCACGTTCCGCATGACCTTGCAGGGCGCGGAGCGCCGTTACTGGTTTGATTACGGCGAGCTGGCGAATTTCACGTTTGCGGCACCGGCGGATAACTTCAATGAAGGGCGCGGCGAACTGTTCCTCGGCGATGGCGATGCAGTGCTGCCCGGCGCGAAGGGCCTACGGGTTCGCGGGGTACTCTCCGAGCTGGATATCGATCCGTGGAAACAACTCGCGAACCGCTACGCGGGTAATGATCCCGGTGGTAGCGCCAAGCAATTGCTCAGCGGTGCCGATTTCAAGGTAGGCAAGCTGACCGGTTTTGGTACGCAGTTCGACCAGGTCAAACTGCAGCTGGACCGCAAGCCCGTGGCCTGGGGCCTGCAGTTCGACAGCCAGCAAGCCAAGGGCACGGTGAATCTGCCGGACGCCAAGGGCGCGCCTATCGCCATCAACCTGCAGTACGTCAAGTTGCCCGCGGTCGATCCGACCGTACAGGCGGACGAGAATGCCCCGGACCCGCTGGCCGATATCGACCCCAAGGATATTCCGGCAATGGATATCGCCATCAATCAACTGTTCCAGGGGCCGGATTTGGTGGGCGCGTGGTCGCTGAAAATCCGCCCGACCGCCAAGGGCCTGGCCTTCAATAACCTGGACCTGGGCCTCAAAGGCATGCAGCTCAACGGTGCCGGTGGCTGGGAAGGGGTGCCGGGGGCCAGCAGCAGTTGGTACAAAGGCCGGCTGGACGGCAAGAACATTGCCGACGTGCTCAAGGGCTGGGGCTTTGCACCCACCGTGACCAGTGAGGATTTCCATCTGGACGTGGACGGTCGTTGGCCGGGTTCGCCTGCCTGGGTCGGACCCAAGCGGTTCTCCGGTAGCCTGGATGCAGCGTTCCGTAAAGGCCAGTTCGTGGAAGTGGAAGGTGGCGCTCAGGCGCTGCGGGTGTTTGGCCTGCTTAACTTCAACTCCATCGGCCGTCGTTTGCGCCTGGACTTCTCCGACCTGCTCGGCAAGGGCCTGAGCTACGACCGGGTCAAGGGCCTGCTCGCCGCCAGTAACGGCGTGTTCGTGACCCGTGAACCCATCACCATGACCGGGCCGTCCACCAACCTTGAACTCAATGGCACCCTGGACCTCGTGGCCGATCGCGTTGATGCCAAGTTGCTGGTGACGCTGCCGGTCACCAACAACCTGCCCATCGCGGCGTTGATCGTCGGCGCACCGGCCATTGGCGGCGCGTTGTTCCTGATCGACAAGCTGATCGGCGACCGGGTATCGCGCTTCGCCAGCGTGCAGTACACCGTGCAAGGCCCTTGGAAGGACCCGAAAATCACCTTCGACAAGCCATTTGAAAAGCCAAACTGA